A section of the Paralichthys olivaceus isolate ysfri-2021 chromosome 16, ASM2471397v2, whole genome shotgun sequence genome encodes:
- the LOC109641813 gene encoding complement factor H-related protein 1-like — MRYLGFALLVCFPGALHAQSAAQPCRAPTLAGGYFVPRQEMFSHKTKLTYACDTGRQPVVEGWWVTSTCDNGIWSHLPQCIDENACIPPTIPNGKYTESSDGWYENGDIIRITCDKGYEHKDNDATGICTNGNWSSLPICERSMDACSEPPKVPHAVIIDLGYQKLFAGDSKVRYECKDGYTIEGGHTKKSIYCLSGNWSEGPVCSKGRVPGTDHGGSAAGGTSGGHTSSAGRGPSTNSGTAEGGIQFAPINRCRKHPVVPNGVITEITVMFLKYECNNFYQRVGPGTVNCHSNGMWSAVPSCRATFCTVDIQQYPHLSPGGVKFVKHGETEKFECLKQSHWITDHFSMGSCTDGRISFDECCSWVSRKIGMC, encoded by the exons ATGAGATATCTTGGGTTTGCTCTGCTGGTTTGTTTTCCTGGAGCGCTGCACG CTCAGAGTGCAGCTCAGCCTTGTCGTGCTCCCACACTGGCTGGAGGTTATTTTGTCCCTCGACAAGAAATGTTTTCTCATAAAACCAAGCTGACTTATGCCTGTGACACTGGACGTCAACCGGTTGTGGAGGGGTGGTGGGTGACCAGCACATGTGATAATGGAATATGGTCTCATCTACCACAATGTATAG atgaaAATGCTTGTATCCCACCAACCATACCCAATGGCAAATACACTGAAAGCTCAGATGGTTGGTATGAGAATGGAGACATCATAAGGATCACATGTGACAAAGGATATGAACACAAAGACAACGACGCTACAGGCATATGTACAAATGGAAACTGGTCCTCTTTGCCCATCTGTGAGA GAAGTATGGATGCCTGCAGTGAGCCCCCCAAAGTCCCCCATGCTGTGATCATTGATTTGGGATATCAGAAGCTGTTCGCTGGAGATTCAAAAGTGCGGTACGAATGTAAAGATGGATATACTATAGAGGGAGGGCACACTAAGAAATCCATATACTGCCTAAGTGGAAACTGGAGTGAAGGCCCCGTCTGCA GCAAAGGAAGAGTACCAGGTACTGATCATGGAGGCTCTGCAGCGGGTGGAACAAGTGGAGGGCACACTTCATCTGCTGGCAGAG GACCTTCTACCAACTCTGGAACAGCTGAAGGGGGGATTCAATTTGCACCAA TTAATCGCTGTAGAAAACACCCAGTAGTCCCAAATGGTGTCATCACGGAAATTACGGTGATGTTTTTGAAATACGAGTGCAACAACTTTTACCAACGTGTGGGTCCAGGGACCGTGAATTGTCATTCGAACGGCATGTGGTCAGCTGTGCCCAGCTGCAGAG CTACCTTCTGTACTGTGGACATTCAACAATATCCTCATTTATCTCCTGGAGGAGTGAAATTTGTAAAACATGGTGAGACGGAGAAATTCGAATGTCTGAAACAGAGCCACTGGATAACGGATCATTTTTCTATGGGCTCCTGCACTGATGGACGGATTTCGTTCGACGAGT GTTGTAGCTGGGTCTCAAGGAAAATT GGAATGTGCTGA
- the LOC109623503 gene encoding coagulation factor XIII B chain-like isoform X1, producing the protein MCSRYVGFILLVWFPGALHAQSAARHCPAPALVGGYFVPVKETYSHDFQLTYACENTYKPAVEGWWATSVCQDGTWSHTPQCIDEKGCFPPTIANGKYTHASDGWYEEESVIRITCDKGYEHKNNLATAKCANGTWSSLPTCEQSIKTCSMPPKVPHAVIVHQGYLELFPEDSKVHYECKDGYRMEGSDKNPIVCLAGTWTEYPTCSKVTVRGDHTSTERGTQPGSGGGGGSRPDSGHVSVEVGTGRGHSTSSGPGTQPGSGGYPSTSDTRPIMIPIKDCGTWPLVPNGVVVVQDRMFLKFTCNAFYTQVGPEDVVCYNDGSWSQIPICKDAFCVMVPGYYTYGLRLSENQFIKEGELTYIPCEWNDYSVAVRCTDRRITHTSCCRSYDHQWKRCSIVRENFLPVGSLIKK; encoded by the exons ATGTGCAGTAGATATGTTGGATTTATTCTTCTGGTTTGGTTTCCAGGAGCACTGCATG CACAAAGTGCAGCTCGGCACTGTCCTGCTCCCGCACTGGTCGGTGGTTATTTTGTCCCTGTTAAAGAAACGTATTCTCATGACTTCCAGCTCACTTATGCCTGCGAGAACACATATAAACCTGCTGTGGAGGGTTGGTGGGCAACAAGCGTGTGTCAAGATGGCACATGGTCTCATACACCACAATGTATAG ATGAAAAAGGCTGCTTTCCGCCAACTATTGCCAAtggaaaatacacacatgcctCAGATGGTTGGTACGAGGAGGAAAGCGTCATCAGGATCACATGTGACAAAGGAtatgaacacaaaaacaacttggcAACAGCTAAATGTGCAAACGGGACATGGTCCTCTTTGCCCACGTGTGAAC aaagCATCAAAACGTGCAGCATGCCCCCCAAAGTCCCACATGCTGTAATTGTTCACCAGGGATACCTGGAGCTGTTTCCCGAAGATTCAAAAGTGCACTACGAATGTAAAGATGGATATAGAATGGAGGGATCAGACAAAAATCCAATTGTTTGCTTGGCTGGAACCTGGACTGAATACCCAACCTGCA GTAAAGTGACAGTTAGGGGGGACCACACTTCTACGGAACGTGGGACACAACCTGGGagtgggggaggtggag gcaGCAGACCAGATAGTGGACATGTTTCTGTGGAGGTGGGAACAGGCAGGGGACACAGCACGTCCTCTGGCCCAGGGACACAACCTGGGAGTGGAG GATATCCCAGCACCTCTGACACCAGACCTATCATGATACCCA TCAAAGACTGTGGGACATGGCCACTCGTTCCTAATGGCGTAGTTGTGGTTCAGGATcgaatgtttttgaaatttaCGTGTAATGCTTTTTACACACAAGTCGGTCCAGAAGATGTTGTGTGTTACAACGACGGCTCTTGGTCACAAATCCCCATCTGCAAAG ATGCATTTTGTGTCATGGTGCCTGGTTATTATACTTATGGTTTACGGCTGTCTGAGAATCAGTTTATAAAGGAAGGAGAGTTGACGTATATTCCTTGTGAATGGAATGATTACAGTGTGGCTGTTAGATGCACCGATCGCAGAATCACTCATACCAGCT gcTGTCGAAGCTATGATCATCAGTGG AAACGTTGCAGCATAGTGAGGGAAAACTTCCTGCCTGTTGGATCACTCATCAAAAAGTAA
- the LOC109623503 gene encoding complement factor H-related protein 1-like isoform X2: MCSRYVGFILLVWFPGALHAQSAARHCPAPALVGGYFVPVKETYSHDFQLTYACENTYKPAVEGWWATSVCQDGTWSHTPQCIDEKGCFPPTIANGKYTHASDGWYEEESVIRITCDKGYEHKNNLATAKCANGTWSSLPTCEQSIKTCSMPPKVPHAVIVHQGYLELFPEDSKVHYECKDGYRMEGSDKNPIVCLAGTWTEYPTCSKVTVRGDHTSTERGTQPGSGGGGGRGHSTSSGPGTQPGSGGYPSTSDTRPIMIPIKDCGTWPLVPNGVVVVQDRMFLKFTCNAFYTQVGPEDVVCYNDGSWSQIPICKDAFCVMVPGYYTYGLRLSENQFIKEGELTYIPCEWNDYSVAVRCTDRRITHTSCCRSYDHQWKRCSIVRENFLPVGSLIKK, from the exons ATGTGCAGTAGATATGTTGGATTTATTCTTCTGGTTTGGTTTCCAGGAGCACTGCATG CACAAAGTGCAGCTCGGCACTGTCCTGCTCCCGCACTGGTCGGTGGTTATTTTGTCCCTGTTAAAGAAACGTATTCTCATGACTTCCAGCTCACTTATGCCTGCGAGAACACATATAAACCTGCTGTGGAGGGTTGGTGGGCAACAAGCGTGTGTCAAGATGGCACATGGTCTCATACACCACAATGTATAG ATGAAAAAGGCTGCTTTCCGCCAACTATTGCCAAtggaaaatacacacatgcctCAGATGGTTGGTACGAGGAGGAAAGCGTCATCAGGATCACATGTGACAAAGGAtatgaacacaaaaacaacttggcAACAGCTAAATGTGCAAACGGGACATGGTCCTCTTTGCCCACGTGTGAAC aaagCATCAAAACGTGCAGCATGCCCCCCAAAGTCCCACATGCTGTAATTGTTCACCAGGGATACCTGGAGCTGTTTCCCGAAGATTCAAAAGTGCACTACGAATGTAAAGATGGATATAGAATGGAGGGATCAGACAAAAATCCAATTGTTTGCTTGGCTGGAACCTGGACTGAATACCCAACCTGCA GTAAAGTGACAGTTAGGGGGGACCACACTTCTACGGAACGTGGGACACAACCTGGGagtgggggaggtggag GCAGGGGACACAGCACGTCCTCTGGCCCAGGGACACAACCTGGGAGTGGAG GATATCCCAGCACCTCTGACACCAGACCTATCATGATACCCA TCAAAGACTGTGGGACATGGCCACTCGTTCCTAATGGCGTAGTTGTGGTTCAGGATcgaatgtttttgaaatttaCGTGTAATGCTTTTTACACACAAGTCGGTCCAGAAGATGTTGTGTGTTACAACGACGGCTCTTGGTCACAAATCCCCATCTGCAAAG ATGCATTTTGTGTCATGGTGCCTGGTTATTATACTTATGGTTTACGGCTGTCTGAGAATCAGTTTATAAAGGAAGGAGAGTTGACGTATATTCCTTGTGAATGGAATGATTACAGTGTGGCTGTTAGATGCACCGATCGCAGAATCACTCATACCAGCT gcTGTCGAAGCTATGATCATCAGTGG AAACGTTGCAGCATAGTGAGGGAAAACTTCCTGCCTGTTGGATCACTCATCAAAAAGTAA